The window CAAACCCTAGTCTGCCTCGTCCAGGACGGCACCGTCTATCGGTACAACATCCTCGCCGAGATCGTCGAGCCGAGCATCTCCATGGGGAAGGAGTGCTTCGAGCGCAACGTCGTCGATTGCGTGTTTTGGGGAAACGGCGTCGTTTGCATCACCGAGTCGAATCAGCTGTTTTGCGTTTCGGATTTCCAGAACCCGAACCCGGTCCAGCTGGCCGACCCGGGGATCGAGGACCCGCCGTACTGTATGGCCGTGATCGAGCCGCAGTACACTATGTCTGGTAATGTGGAGGTTCTGCTTGGGATTTCGGAGCCTTGGGTTTTGGCGGTGGAGGAAGACGGCGTGCAGCAGTTAGGCGTCGACGTCCTACGTGGACCGCTGCAGAAGATGGCGGTCTCTCGCGATGGTCAATGGCTCGCTTCGTTCACTCACGACGGTCGCTTGTTGGTCATGACTTCGAATCTCAATGAAATCTTAATCGAGCAGGAATGCGAGGTTAAATTCTACTCAAATCTTTCCATATTGTCAAATTAACACATCTAATTACTCTACTTAGTTTCGTAATTTAGCTTTGTGTAAGAATGTGCTGGTTTCGGAGCAACATTACAGTTAGCATTAGATGATAATGTGTATGTATGTATTGTGCAATGCAGTCTGCGCTTCCTCCGGAACAGCTGGCGTGGTGTGGAATGGACACGGTGTTGTTGTATTGGGACGATATACTGTTAATGATGGGTCCTCGAGGGGACCCGGTGCGGTACTTTTACGATGAACCAATTATTCTCATACCGGAGTGTGATGGAGTGAGGATATTGTCGAACTCCAGCATGGAATTGCTTCAACGAGTGCCTGATTCTACTGAATCCATCTTTAAGATTGGAAGTACGTCGCCTGCGGCTTTGTTGTTCGATGCTTTGGATCATTTTGACAGACGAAGTGCTAAGGTAGGGTACTCATTTCTTGTTTCTAATCAAATGGAAATGGTTGATCTTTATGACGTTATTTTGGTAAAGGTCTGATTTCATGTTGACCAGGCAGATGAGAATTTGCGACTAATACGTGCATCATTGTCGGAGGCTGTTGAAGCATGTATTGATGCTGCCGGTCATGAATTTGATCTCTCACGTCAACAAACACTGCTAAGAGCTGCAAGCTATGGTCAAGCTTTTTGCAGGTTAGTTTTGGGTTATATTGCAGTAGAATATGATCATTCTGATCTTTTTGGTCTTACCCATCCTTTATTTGCTTGGGTTTAAATGGTTGCAGGTTTTCTTTTCTAAATTTTAATCAGACTAAGGTGCTGCTGATATTCTTATTTATTTCCAAGCCTGATAAAGTGGATGTCTAGCTAATAATTTCTATATTATTGACTCCTTCATGCTTCATTGTTATCTAGTTTCATTAGAACCGGGAACCTAGTTATAGTTTCAGTAATGGAAGAAACTTGATATCCAAGTTTTCTGTCAAGTAGGAGTTCCAAAACCGAAATAAGTTTTTCTCAGCGCCCCCCCCCCCCAAGTATTTGGAAATATTTCATATAATGAAGGTCTTTTTAGTTTTTACCATTTGCTAGTCCTTTTAAAATCAATGATCTATCCATAGGTGAATCTCCTTAGCTGCATAGATCTTAGTACATTATTTCTGATTTTTGCTCTCGGTAATGATATCCAGTTGGCTTTGGCAGCAATTTTCAACGTGATCATATTCAAGAGATGTGTAAAACGTTGCGAGTATTAAATGCTGTGCGGCATCCTGATGTTGGAATGCCTCTTAGTATTCAACAATACAAGGTTTCTAAAGCTGGACTCGTGTAATTTTGTATCAGTAATGCTGAATACTCATGATAGTTCTTCTAATGATTCCGAATATGGTTGTTTCCTTCAGTTGCTTACACCGTCTGTTCTGATCGGTCGTTTGATTAATTCCTACAAGCATCTTCTTGCACTACGGATATCAGAATACCTTGGAATGAATCAAGTAAGTTTACTCTTTTCCATTTACATAGCTGATATTTGATTTGCTCCTTTTTGTAATGGATCGAAACCAGACCATAGGGGCCAACAATACAGAAATATGAAATTGTACTATTATGCATCTGTATCACTGTATGTTTGTTCTTGTACTATATACTAGGTTATTGAGAAAACTGTTTCTGCTTTCTTGAAATTAGAACTAATCCACGTGTAATCTGACTCATCTCTTGTTTTAATGTTTACAGGAAATGGTGATAATGCACTGGACATGTTCGAAGATAACAGCTTCCCTGGCAATTCCTGATGCAACTCTCCTTGAAATCTTACTTGAGAAGGTTGTGTGATTTTCTCCATTTCTTATCATGTTGTGTGTTCTCCTTCTACATTTGCAAGCAAACCAATCACCCTCTTATATTTTTCAGTTGAAACTATCCAAAGGAATATCCTACGCAGCAGTTGCTGCTCATGCAGATAAGAATGGCCGCCGGAAGTTAGCTGCTATGCTTGTTGAACATGAACCGCGGTCCTCCAAGCAGGTCTTATTTTCATCTATTTATTTATTTTTTAAGATATTCTTACCATGTTTCTTATCTTTTATCCCCTGAGCTGAAACTTATATTATGAAAATGTGAAAGAAGTCTGTAGTCTTGATTCTGATTCTTTGCTTCAGGTTCCTCTCTTGTTGAGCATTGGAGAAGAAGACACAGCTTTAATGAAGGCAATTGAAAGTGGTGATACAGACCTTGTTTATCTTGTTCTTTTTCATATCTGGCAAAAGGTAATATGTCTAGAAACTCAACATGTACTCTGATTTTTCTGTTACAAGTTTCCTTATATTGGATTAAGAATACTATTCGGGGAACTAACAAATTGCTTTATTATGCAGAGAGAACCTTTGGCATTTTTCAAAATGATACACCCGAAACCCCTGGCGCGTGATTTGTTTGTGATTTATGCACGGTACGTTCACGCTAGCCTGATATATTCTTAAGTTGCATTTGTGTGTATTAATCTATATTTCACATGTATCTTGTGCTTTATCTGTTTCAGGTGCTATAATCATGAATTTTTGAAGGACTTCTTCCTATCGGCTGGACAACTTCAAGTAGGTGTCAGTTGGCTTTTGGTTTTATGTATACATAGCATGCATGAATGGAACACAAAAGAAAGTAATGCAGTTAAGCTTTCATATGAAGAGTGGGTTACCGTAAGTTAGTCATCTATTGTAATGGGAATTTTTCTTATATATCCTATTAGTTTGTCTGTCATCTCATATATGGAGAAGGCTTTAGCATAAAGTGAAGTGAAATTTTCCATGGAGCAACCGTTCCATAGTTCTTCCACTCTTTTTTAACTTTCCACTAGTGCTGAACTAAGAGACATGCTGGTTACTTTAAATTGTACAGGGGCTTGATGCGGAAATGGTTTGGTTTCACATATATTTTACTAGTTCCCACAGTTCATTGCTGTCATCAAACAACATTAATGTAATGATCAAGTTCTCGAGTACCTATTAATATCTTTTATGGGAACTCACGTTTTGTAGGAAGTGGCTTTCCTTGTGTGGAAAGAATCTTGGGAACTCGGAAAAAATCCAATGGCAAGCAGAGGATCTCCCCTGCATAATCCGCGCATTAAATTAATTGACCAGACCAAGTCTCTCTTCGAAGGAGCTAATAAGGATAAGGAATCCAATAGTCTCTTTGGAGAAGCTAATAAGGATAAGGACTTTACCTTTGAGTCAAAGGCTGCTGAGGAACATTCAAAATTGTTGAGGTTAGATTTGACTACGTTTGGTTAGCTGCAATGTTGATTTAATGAAACTAATGAGACATGCGATTGATTTTGTTAAAAAGGCTTCAAGGAATATATCATGTTATGGTGGTATATATAACAAATATTGTTACAATTAACTATTAGTTCTAACTTCCTAGCAATGTGTCTGACGCTGTTTATGGGTCAGCTTAGATATTTTCCTATTTCTAATTTACAGTGATAAATTTGTCGGTAACACATCACATATAAAATTTAATGTTCTCGTATATTGGTTTTCTGAATACATTTCTACAGGGCGCAGCATGGTCTAGAAGTGTCAACAAAGCAGGCTATTTTTGTTGATTCTAGTATCAGTGATACCATTCGAACTTGTATTGTGCTGGGAAATCATAAAGCAGCAATGAAAGTGAAAACTGATTTTAAGGTTGGTGAAGTTACACTCATTTAAAAAGGACTGAAGCTTGTGGCTTGTTCCAAACCTTTTTTCGCTTGTGCCTTCCGCGTCAGTTTTTATACAGTCATTGATTGCTCTGGTGTGCACTTCTCTCAGGTTTCTGAGAAGAGATGGTATTGGCTGAAAGCTTTTGCTCTGGCTACAGTCAGAGATTGGGATACCCTGGAGAAGTTTTCAAAAGAAAAGAGACCACCAATTGGTAAGGCCCTCATTTAATTATGGATAGGAATGACATTTCTGTTAAAAAGATGGAAATAGGGGAAATACATAAACAACTTTCAAACGTTGCTTTCTTTCTGTTCTTTATGGGGACAGCAATGGCAGGTTTGCAGACATACTAAGTAGATACCTCGTTGGTTTTCTCTTATGATAGGGTTTAGGCCATTTGTTGAGGCATGCATTGAAGCAGATGAAAAAGGGGAAGCATTGAAATATATCCCAAAACTCACAGATCCTCGAGAAAGAGCTGAGGTAACTTAACCTTTCTGATATAGAAACATATTACTGCTGTTGTGCGTGTGCTGCTTGCATACATTTTGTTCTATCAAGATGTCTTTTATTGATTGTGTTCTGTATAGCAGTCTAGTATCTCGTCTCTTCTTCAGAAGTCTTCTTTATAATTGTGGTCAGTAGCATTAAATGTTGAAAAGTGGTTCTTTAACAGTAGTTGCTTTGTTGCCATGGTGCCGTGCTAAGTAGCAATGGTTCAAATCTTCTTTGCACGCAACCGCTTTTCAATGAAATCTTAAATTTTTTGTAGGCTTATGGTCGGATTGGCATGGCCAAGGAAGCTGCTGATGCTGCCTCTCAGGCAAATGATGGGGAATTGCTTGGTCGACTGAGATCGACGTTTTCACAAAATCCTGCAGCTTCATCAATTTTTGATACTATTCGAGATAAATTGGGTGTGTCATAGTTTTTCGTTGATCTCTTGTTTTACTGTGCATTTGTGTCCATATTCGGTGGTACATTGTACATGGCAGATCGAATGTAAAGGAAATACAGATGAGTTCATGTGTTTCATATGAGTAAAATGTTTGGACTCTTACAGTTTGCTATCGCAAAAGCCATTCACGAAAACTGGAGTCTTGGTTGCTTTATGACAGTCCGAAAGGGGGAAATAGCTTTGACAGTTTCGATTTCAATTTCCCAAAGCCTATCTTATTTCATAAACATGATGATACAAATGTAGTACTTCAAGTTTACAACTGGAGCAACAATTGAAGTAGACGCATATTTAATCATGAAAATCAGCCTGCAGTAACCTCCCGGATGTTCACAAACAGTTATTGACTTTACTCAGTCGCCTTAAAAGATGGATAGGCTGAACACTCGTATTTGCCATCCCACCTGCAATTTGTTTAAGAAGAAACATACGAGTCTTATTTTCTTTGCCATCATGAGCAATCAGATTTGTACCGGGAAAACTATGAGGCTGCTGTTACCTGAGTTCTTCGTTTTCTTGTATCTTCAGCTCCAAATCTTCTGCAAATGGCTTGAAAACGAGGTCTATCTTCTCATCGTCCACCTCTTCAAGAGTGGGTGGATTCCACTGTAGCCATGGCACCATGCAACATATAGAAATTGAGAAAATGGAAAGGAAAAACAGAACAAGACTTGGGGAGGGAAAGGTTACCTTAGGAGCGTTATCTTTGTCAATGGTGAGAGCCCTGATACCCTGTTCATCAAAATAGTAGATCATTGCATTCAGAAGTAGGAAGAGAAATTGGATTTTCGAAAGTGCTGATGCCTACAGATTATTACCTCGTATACATCCTCGGATATGGTGCTTCTTAATATATTGATTGTGAGTCGAAATTCCTTCTTCAGAGCTTCGGCCAATGTTTGCTTCCTTCCTTCACGAATCTGGAGAGTAAAGGGCAGAGAGGCAACTAAGCATGGTATCCATAATCTTGAGAGGGGGAGAAGTTTTTGCATAATTTGGTGAGGTAAAGATCCTAATTGTTGAAGGCTTCATGGGATGAGCCTTTAATTGTACAATCTCATGTACATTTCAGGCTTCTATTAACTAAACCGTTAACTAGGAAACATGACCATGGCCACTTCCTCTAACGACTAAAACTTGAAACCAAAATATGCAACTGATCCACTGTAAGAAACCATACCGATCTTAGTGTTATTCTCAGTCCTGTAGGAGATGATCTTTTCAAGCCCTTAAGAACGGGACCTATCCATCCATTGCCTTCTTTCTTTGCCTCAGCTTCCTGTAAAACAATAACATGTTTATAGAAATCGTACATGAGCAAATACTCATGCGATGAATCATGAAAGTCTTCACCAATCTGTTGATCAGAAATAGTGAAAAGAAACTTACAAATGAGTTTATAATCTCTGCCACAGTGTCCTTGGAGAAGCACTCATCAATTGTCGACTGCCTGAAAGGTAAGGAATGCTTAATGATTTGAATATGATATACGAAGTTCAGTCTTGATCAAAGTGGAGTTGGCAATAGAACACCAGTAACCGAGATTTATTACTTGTTTAAGACACTTTCTTCATCAGGCTGAACTGTCACAGAGAACTCTTCGATTGCAGCCTTCACTGCATTAGCATCTCCTGAGTTTAAGCTTACCAAGCGCTTCTCTAGATCAGACAGTTTCTGATGCACAAAAAAAAAAAGAAAAAAGAAAAAGGAAAAGTTCATTTTAAAACAATGACTTCAAAATCAAAGTGTTCAATGTTTTATTATAGAGTTCAAATTAGGCCTAAGAACATGTATTAAGACTTCAAGGAAGAAAATCATAACGAAGAGTGAGAAAATCACCTCAAGAGGGACAAAGTGTGTGGCCAATCCAGCTGCAACCAATTCCTTACCATTAAGTCTTGCTCCAGTTAAGGCCAAGAATTCACCTACACATCCACAAGTCACCATTCAGTCTTTCTTCTGTTAAGGTCAAGAAAAAGAATTTTCCTTTATATTATAGTCCACGCTTACCGAGATGCCCGGGAAGATGGGAAAGCATATATGAGAAACCACAATCAGTATGAAAGCCAATGCTTGCTTCTGGAGTGGAAAAAACCTATTAAAGCATTCATGAAATGTACCACAAAAAGAGCTGGTGTCACAGGACTAGATATCATGGCCGTAACTGTAAGAAATAAAGAGACTGGAATTGTACTCACAGTTTTTTCCGTGACTATGGAAAACTTCATTGGAACCATTAGAGAGGCACCTCCACCCATAGAAAGTCCATGGACCAGAGCAACCTATTGATATTAACATCAATTCTTGAGCGATACCTCCAATAACATAAACTGGAGGGGACAATATTGCCCTCGGGGAATGATAGAATCAGATTTTGCAAAGCATTACCTGTGTTTTCTTATAACTATGAATGTGGTGGCAAAGCCAATACATTCGGTAGACTACTTCAAGGCATGAATCCTCTGTCGAAGACCAAAAAGCAACTGATGAGGAACTTCACTTTCTATTACAATTCAGATAATACAATGCCTACATTGAAATGTAATGTAAATATTTTCCAGGAGAGTATTTACTTGATTTCCTGCCATCATAAAACATTTTCAAGTCCCCACCAGCTGAAAAAGCTCGGCCTGATCCCTATACAAGAAATACTTTGAACACATCACACAATGATGCTTGAAGCAAGAACAGAAGTCCATGGTTTCTAGTTCAGAACTAACCTTGATGATGACAAGCTCAGCCTTATCGTCTTTTTCCCACTTCTCCAAGTTTTCAGCAAGCAAAGAAACCTGCACACAGTATGAAGAAAAAGTGATTTCAATAACTAGTACGAAAATGCAACAATCTGCAAGTCGGAGTTGTTGATACTACCATATTTGATGAGATGACATTCAATTGACGAGGTCTGTTCAATGTGATCAACCTCACGTGCTCCATTTCTTCTACCAGAAGAACCTAAAAAGATTCACAAAAACACACATGTAATGATCAGGTACACTTATTATCTTCTGGAATGGTGGAATACAACACCAAAGAGAATATCAGGCGACCAGAAATGCAGAAGGAAGTTGATTACCGGTTCATCTGAAGTTGCAATTTCATGTGCCATTTTGATGATTAGTTAACTTGTGGGTCTAAATCCAACAAACTGCACAAACAAATAAACCCAATAATTGAAAGATGGCCAGTAAGGAAGAGATGAATTGCTTGAGCTACGTAGTGGACCAATTTCACAGAATCAGTTTCATTCAAGTAATTGATCAAGAAATATACAATACTCCAAAAGACATTGAAACTGAAACATACTTGAGAGCTAAAAAGATGAGAACTTACATCACCTGTGGAGCTGTTTGAAGAAAATGCAGCGAACGAAATGGGTTGTTGTCTGCTTGACCATTTATCTTGCTCGGTTTGGTAGAGATAAAAGGTTTCATGTACCTACCACACCCAACTACACCCATGATTCTGAAAATACGAGGTTTTGCGTTTCAAAGTAGCTAGGGGTGTGATGCCACCAACCCCCATCTCCGCTTGGTTGGGATTTTCTAAATTGTGATGCCTAGTTATAAAGTTTCAAATTTTATGTTCTTCCTTCTTTCCCTTTAATGTTTCGTTCAACCAAACATATTTTCCTGCGCATGGTTTTTGCTTACACTTTCACATTAGATCAACCATTAGCAAGCCTCTGCTACTAACAGATAAAATGGAGCCAATGATCACAAGAAAGGAAGATTCATGACTTATCATGACCAAATTAGCTGTTCCGAAGCCAATATATCAAACAAACAAAAAAATCACAAAGCAAACATGCATACTCTGAAATTCGATCATAAAACAAAGTGCCAAGCTCTTTAAATTCAATATCTTATATCAAAACCACATAATCTTCAAAACTGAAACACTAGATAATAGATAATGGAAAACGGATGTTCATACTCCCAACAAACAAAAGTTCAGAAAATATTATCATTCCTAGGTCCACCTAGTTTAGCTAAAGCACAGCGCTTCCGATGAAGGGAACAGCATATGAAGTAGCAGGATTACATAAAGATGTTTGGCCTGGATGCCTTGTAAGTTGTCTTCAGCTTCCTAGATGGGGGCCTAATCTTCCTGAGCACCAATGGGAACTTGATCTTGGAGTTGTGGAACTGCTTAGTGCTCTCCCTCTTGCAAAGTTTTGCTGGGATAGTTGCAGTCTTGATGATTTGGATGCACGGAGACCTCACCCTGTGACGAGATGCCATCTCAGTGTACATGTCTTCAACAGCACCATTAAGAGTGGTGTTTCTGTACTCCTTGTACATGTTGTGATAACCAGTCCTACTCTGGTATCGCAGCCAGATTCCGTAGTTGTTGATGGTAGTTGGATTTTTCTCAAAGATCTGCAGGCAGAAACCCAATACCAGAATTATTATTTTATTTAACAATTATTGTAAGATAACAGTATTTTATTCTATGAAGACTACTGCAGAAAAACTCACATCTAAATAAAATCTAATGACACAAGAAAGAAAATACAAGCACAATCAAATATCAAAGAATATGAAACAACAAAGACCTGAACTTTTGCCATTAAATAACCAAACAATACTATCATTTTTAACCTGAATTTGAGCTCAGATATCTGTGGATAAAGACTATTCCCGGACCACAAAAGGTCTCATAATGAGCTGGGATTCACATATATCATCCTCGCAATGACAAGAACAAACATAACTACACCTTGGCTTCACAAAATCTCACACCAAATTCAGTTCTAAGTAAGCATTACCAAACCCTAAACTTCAAGATAAAACTATGACCATAACCTCTTTGTTCCATCTGAATTAGGGCTCAGATTTAATCACTCAAAGAAATCTCGGAAGCCATTACAGATTTTAGAACCGAAAAACAGAAGACTATAACGAATAGAAAAGGAAGGGGAGAGATGGGAAGGAATAAATGTAGCGACTTGTTCGAGGCCAAACTCAAAATTGAGAGATTTGGAAGGCACGGAGAATCGCTTCATGGTTTGTTATTGCCAACCTTCAATGCAATTTGCGCCATCAATTAGACGCCATTGCTCTGCAAATTGGCTCATTGCAGTAACGCTATAGAAACAATAATAGAATAGGCTAATATCCAATTCAGTACTTGGCAAATATAAGCCCTACACTTGTATCAACATTACTTTCTTCAATCAGAACCTTCCCTCAGATATATGTGGATAAAGTCTATTCCAGGACCACAAAAGGTCTCATAATGAGCTGGGATACACATCTATCATCATCGCAATGACAAATACATAACTACACCTTGGGTTCACAAAGCCTCGCACCCAATTCAGTGCTATGTAAGCATTAACCAAACCCTAAACTTAAAGATAACACTATAACAATAACTTCTTCATTCCATCTGAATCATGGCTCAGATATATGTGGATAAAGTCTATTCCCAGACCACAAAAGGTCTCATAATGAGCTGGGATTCACATCTATCATCATTGCAATAACAAGTTTATAT of the Fragaria vesca subsp. vesca linkage group LG6, FraVesHawaii_1.0, whole genome shotgun sequence genome contains:
- the LOC101312072 gene encoding vacuolar protein sorting-associated protein 16 homolog, which encodes MANVSVAAEWQLLYNRYYRKPEVYRMTWSHVDLSRNKVACAPFGGPIAVIRDDSKIVQLRGESAQRKLRIFNSSGLLLGETIWKHPGGRLIGMSWTDDQTLVCLVQDGTVYRYNILAEIVEPSISMGKECFERNVVDCVFWGNGVVCITESNQLFCVSDFQNPNPVQLADPGIEDPPYCMAVIEPQYTMSGNVEVLLGISEPWVLAVEEDGVQQLGVDVLRGPLQKMAVSRDGQWLASFTHDGRLLVMTSNLNEILIEQECESALPPEQLAWCGMDTVLLYWDDILLMMGPRGDPVRYFYDEPIILIPECDGVRILSNSSMELLQRVPDSTESIFKIGSTSPAALLFDALDHFDRRSAKADENLRLIRASLSEAVEACIDAAGHEFDLSRQQTLLRAASYGQAFCSNFQRDHIQEMCKTLRVLNAVRHPDVGMPLSIQQYKLLTPSVLIGRLINSYKHLLALRISEYLGMNQEMVIMHWTCSKITASLAIPDATLLEILLEKLKLSKGISYAAVAAHADKNGRRKLAAMLVEHEPRSSKQVPLLLSIGEEDTALMKAIESGDTDLVYLVLFHIWQKREPLAFFKMIHPKPLARDLFVIYARCYNHEFLKDFFLSAGQLQEVAFLVWKESWELGKNPMASRGSPLHNPRIKLIDQTKSLFEGANKDKESNSLFGEANKDKDFTFESKAAEEHSKLLRAQHGLEVSTKQAIFVDSSISDTIRTCIVLGNHKAAMKVKTDFKVSEKRWYWLKAFALATVRDWDTLEKFSKEKRPPIGFRPFVEACIEADEKGEALKYIPKLTDPRERAEAYGRIGMAKEAADAASQANDGELLGRLRSTFSQNPAASSIFDTIRDKLGVS
- the LOC101312365 gene encoding 3-hydroxyisobutyryl-CoA hydrolase-like protein 5-like; this translates as MAHEIATSDEPVLLVEEMEHVRLITLNRPRQLNVISSNMVSLLAENLEKWEKDDKAELVIIKGSGRAFSAGGDLKMFYDGRKSKDSCLEVVYRMYWLCHHIHSYKKTQVALVHGLSMGGGASLMVPMKFSIVTEKTVFSTPEASIGFHTDCGFSYMLSHLPGHLGEFLALTGARLNGKELVAAGLATHFVPLEKLSDLEKRLVSLNSGDANAVKAAIEEFSVTVQPDEESVLNKQSTIDECFSKDTVAEIINSFEAEAKKEGNGWIGPVLKGLKRSSPTGLRITLRSIREGRKQTLAEALKKEFRLTINILRSTISEDVYEGIRALTIDKDNAPKWNPPTLEEVDDEKIDLVFKPFAEDLELKIQENEELRWDGKYECSAYPSFKATE
- the LOC101312653 gene encoding 60S ribosomal protein L18a-2-like isoform 1; translated protein: MGLFGKQYHQYQVVGRALPTEKDEHPKIFRMKLWHTNEVRAKSKFWYFLRKLKKVKKSNGQILAINEIFEKNPTTINNYGIWLRYQSRTGYHNMYKEYRNTTLNGAVEDMYTEMASRHRVRSPCIQIIKTATIPAKLCKRESTKQFHNSKIKFPLVLRKIRPPSRKLKTTYKASRPNIFM
- the LOC101312653 gene encoding 60S ribosomal protein L18a-2-like isoform 2 translates to MAPFRYHQYQVVGRALPTEKDEHPKIFRMKLWHTNEVRAKSKFWYFLRKLKKVKKSNGQILAINEIFEKNPTTINNYGIWLRYQSRTGYHNMYKEYRNTTLNGAVEDMYTEMASRHRVRSPCIQIIKTATIPAKLCKRESTKQFHNSKIKFPLVLRKIRPPSRKLKTTYKASRPNIFM